The genomic region GTTTGTGGGCAGGATTGTCTGCTCTGCGAAGAAAATTAAAGtaacaggaaaagaaacaagCTAATTTTATATTGTGCACCACCAGCAATcatgtcatgtttgtttttattttttatttttgctgttccTAACAAATATTTGGGATTGACCTGTCAAGTAATTTCTTACAGAAGCAATAGTAATGCACTCATTTTTCCCCTCACCTTCCTACACACTTATCCatgataaaaaacaacaacaatgtaaTGTCCACTCTGTTGtagtttattcttttattaaataatctacaaaaataatgatataatgaaaaactaaaaaactaaattcaaatcaaatacaAGGATTCTGTACAATAAATTCAGAtgtatttacagttttataattaattacaaattctATACAAAAGTTCTGTACAATTCTGAACAAAAGCATGAAACTGAAAAAACATATTACTATTTACAATGATAAGAAGAGGCAGCACTGtgtcttagtggttagcacagttgcctcacagcaaaacGGTCtggggtttgaatcccggggtTGAACAGGCTAGggcctgtgtggagtttgcatgttctccctgtgcctgcgtgggtttactccgagtactccggtttcctcccacagtcacATTAGGTTGTTTggcaattctaaattgcccataggagtggttgtttgtctatatgtggccctgtgatggactttcACCCTGTgtatgctgggataggctccagcagactcCTGAGGAAGACCCCAAGAGGAGGTTAGTGCTGTGGTCCCTGTCTCCTGTAAACTGGCACTAATCTGGTAAGTTAAACCAGTGGTGAAGCTCTATTTGCTGCAGGCTGGGTCTGTCTTCTGCATCGGGGCTCAGACACCAACGGATCAGATCGCTGCACTCTGTTACACAATACCCAGGTACATAAATCAAAAAGACATAGAAAGAAGAATCTAATACTTAACCCCAATAAAGAACCtgatttacaataaataatcctttaaagaaaatgctgtAGAGTACATAAGAAATTCCTCACACTTGTAGCTCTACACATTTCCTGTCAATTTTATCATATTGACTAATTAATTCATAgtcataaaatataatacattaaaataaatggatgCTTCTTTCTCTGCTCAAGTCTGTGTATAAGGTATAGTTCAGTCTGCTATTAATTAGTCCATAGCTTATCAGTCTTTGTACTTTCTTGCCTTGAGACAGACTTTCGGGGAAGAACAAATGGCCAGTTTTGGTTTCCTCAGGGGTCCTGAAAGGCAGACAGCCACACACCAGCCTGTACAGCATCACGCCCACAGACCAGACGGTAGCTGGGTCTGCCCGATACTGCCCCTGTACGAACCACTCAGGAGGGGCATATTGACGTGTGCCTGTTAACAAAGATACATTAGATTTAGGAAAAGAGTCACAGTACTTGCTGCCACCAAGAACTCATGGTCTCAAATCAGACACCTGCAAAGTAATTGTAGGAGTCTTTGACGAGGTCTCCGCAACCGAAGTCAAACAGCTTGACTTGCCACGTGTTGGTCTGAATCAGGATGTTTTCTGGCTTGACATCACGGTGCAGTATCCCCTGGCTCTTACAATGCTTCAGCGCCACCATCATCTGCCACATCACAATGCAAGCCTCGGACTCCGTCAAACATCCACCTTGCATGCTGGAGAATTCCTCAAGGTCCAGTCTTGGTTCAGGATGTTCCAGAATGACAACGTAGCGTTTTCGCTCTTCGTACCAGTCCAGAATCTTGAGGATTTTTGAGCAAGGTTTGCTGTTCGCAAGGACCATCAGCGCTATCTCAACGGGGAGCCATCCATATCCTGTCTGTAGAATGGGACAAAAAGGAAAGAGTGAGTGCCACACGTTATAACGCCATCCATTGTAATATTACTTATCGAGGTCTTCTTAGATTTTTAGTATGTGTGCTAGGTTATAGTAATAGGTAGGATGTATATTTTGATAAAGAAActtacaagctgcagtttttcaTACGGCATCATCTTGGAGACAAACTTGATTGCAACCTGAGGAAAGATAAATGTGTtatgtgtaattaaatgaaatcatttacatacataaagTAACTAAAAGAGGTCTTCAGCCTCATTTGGCTTGTGAGGTTATATCATTTTAGACATGCATGAAAGAGCAGTAATTACTGCTTTTGAATAACAGCTTTGCAATTTTATTGCCAATCCCACAATTCTACAGTGATGTCAAGAGTAGCAGTAAAATGTGTCAAAATAAAGGGAGGTTAAGAGGCGTATAAACAATCAGCCTCCTTCAAAAGGCACAGTCACCTACCAGTGAACAAGCCATTCCTGAGTTCAGTTTTAATATTCAAGATTATGACTAAAACCTGGCAGCAATTGACTGCAATTTAAGCTTAGAAGATTAAAATTTGTTAAGTTATTGATTACCTTCTGAACATTAGGAGCACTGATCAACTTTATTTCTAACTGTGTAGAAAATTGGTTAAAGGCtagagtaaaaacagaaatggaaagacTTACTGGCAATCCGTCTTCTTTCCGTATCCcagcaaacacacagccaaatcCTCCTGCACCCAGCAGTTCTCCTTCCAAATACGCCTTCGTCCAATGTGCTGCAAAAAACATCCAATTATAAGTCTCTTATTCATGTAACTCAGcccactttttatccatttcaccTATGAGTTCTGACTTACATTTGGAAAGACGTATAATAGGTTGGGTAGCGGGTTCCTCTGGACTTCTTCCTGTTCTTGGTCTCTTCTGCAGAGGCTCGGTTGTATCTGCCAGGTTACTGGGCTGGTCCGTCTCCTTACACCCCTGATGCTCTGAAGGGTTTGCAGCCTGCCCCGAGAACAAGCGCTTTCTTTTCTGTATGGTCCTTTGGGCACACCTTGGGATTTTACGGTGACGACGAGTATTCTTTTAACGGCTGAGCTGGGGTTGAAACATTGACAAAAAGAACACTTTTAGTTCACTGTGATGTTTAACGTTAAACATAGGAAGAGAATTACTTCTTCAGGACACCTTTGTTCATATAAACTGGCAATAATGCAGCAATGCACACAAAAGCATACACGTTAAAATACAGAGGTTAAAGTGCCTCACCTTACCAATCATCACAATAATAGTTTACAGTATATTCTGTCTATTTAATTAAAgtatatctgtttattttttgacGTCCCACTGACAGAAACATTAGGTTCAACTAACTTATAGCTCTTCTCGTTTTTTTCTCGGTTACAGTTAAGGTTTGAAACTAAACCCTTTTCCATTCAAATGACCTTTCAAACAGGGTACTAACAATAcaactatataatatattactaaattctgatagcAGAGTGTGGATAAAACACTTACCTGTGGGAGGTCCGCTGTGAGCCCACTGCCGTGGTCACGGTTTCCATCACAGCCGGTGAAGATGCACTTTTATAGCCGTTCAGAAACATTCCAGCAGGTGTCGCTTTATCCTCGGTATCGAGTTGCCGATACTTCCTTCCTACGATGGTCAATCACTCCGGGATTTCTTCTGTCGTTGTATCCGATGCTCACTTCTGACGATGGTCAATCACTCCGGGATTTCTTCTGTCGTCGTATCCAATACTCCACCTCTTACGATGTTGAGTCTCTCCGGTGTTTCCTCTCTTGTTGTATCCAATACTCACCTCTTACGATGTTGAGTCTCTCCGGTGTTTCCTCTCTTGTTGTATCCAATACTCACCTCTTACGATGTTGAGTCTCTCCGGTGTTTCCTCTCTTGTTGTATCCAATACTCACCTCTTACGATGTTGAATCTCTCCGGTGTTTCCTCTCTTGTTGTATCCAATACTCACCTCTTACGATGTTGAATCTCTCCGGTGTTTCCTCTCTTGTTGTATCCAATATTCGCTTCTTACGATGTTTTATCTCTCCGGTTTTTCTCCTGTTGTTGTATCTGTTGCTAACGCCGCACCACTCGTGTATTTTTAAAATCGGATTTTGGCAcgttttggggggggggggggggggggtgggggggggggggggggggggggtgggggggggggagaagaaaaaaagtctgGTCATGGTGGCTCGTTTTAGCTAACTGTCTAACATTcacctgtaaataaataaaaagattcagTTTCTCATACATTTTGTCATGTTAGCTACATGGATGTATTACTGTTTTGATTAGTCAGTTTGTTTGTGCTAGGATCCAGATCACAATtaaggttaaggctctgagtcgttgaccagaagatctgggttccagcaccaccaagctgccactattgggcccatgagcaaggcccccaacccaccctgctgcATCAGGGGTGCTGCagcatggctgaccctgtgctctgaccccaacccccaggATGGGGATACGCGaagaatgaatttcactgtggcagtaatgtacatgtgacaaataaagacaactttacTTATGTTAATCCTGTACaccatgttaaaatattaagcGGTTATTACTGTCCACTAACTGCACTAATCTGCCCATTTGTGTGgtacacaacacaagacacAGGTTGTAAacaatgattatatatatatatatatatatatatatatatatatatatatttgatccTGAAAATTAGTATGAACAATTAGATGGTGGATTACATTCAACTTTGAGCCCTTTCAAAGTTCTCAATGAcaagacagacaggtgaaggaaacagagtggaaaaagaaaaaagaaaaaaaaaaacttggtaCATCATGAAAATTTTCTTGAAATTTCTGTCATTTGCACTTGATGAATACACCACCACATACTTAAGTGATGTAAAAAATTTCAGATCAAGCAGCCAGGTATAATTATGAACATGTGAACATGTGCTGGTTTTGGTGTCAGTTTAATGCCAGACAGGTGGTCCACACAACAGCAGACTCTGACTTGTGATACAGAATCCAACAAGTACAAGAACTCTAAGGCATGTTCAGCTCCTCTTGACTGACGATCggacacaacacagaacttcaCTCCACTGCTGCTCCTGTGTGGCGCGCTGCCCCTCCACCTCGGCCGAGCGAACACGCAAAGAGCCGGTAGCTGATCGGGAGATGTTCAGGAGACGCGTGAATGCAGAAGAGTTGGAGCTTAACATTACATTCCAACACAACGTCTACATAGGACTGAGAGGCAATGATTAAACAGACATTGTACAGTAATTCCTCAGGTCTTTGGTAATTCAAAAGGAAAATCACAATACAAACTCATTTCTAAATAACAGAATGCTTGCTATTTGAGATTCATTTTCTCATTGATTATATAAGCTAGAGACCCTAAATCCAAAAACTTTTTAATTTCCCTTTTCAGTGTCAGTTCTGAAAAAGTGGTGTCATGTAATGAAGCAAGCTTTAACAGCTCCTCTTGAACATCAAAGTTCTCTGTAATCGTTCTTGCAAAGATCAGGAGCTGACTGGCATCTGTCACGTCTGTGCCAGTATTTGCAATTGTTTATTGCAAGTTTCAGCTTTTCTTAGATTTGACATTGAAAGTCAGAAATTGACGTGTTACTGTTCAGCGGGACAAAGATACAGACTCAAAGTTCTTGACTTTTTCAAAAGTATTAAATTGAGTATAGTTCCTTGCCTTGAGACAGACTTTCGGGGAGCAGGAGGGGCATATTCAAGTGTTAACAAAGATACATTAGATTTAGACATCAGACACCTGCAAAGTAACTGTAAGGGTCTTTGACGAGGTCTCTTTCAAGTCAAACAGCTTGACTTGAAACGTGTCTGTCTGAATCAGAATGTTTTCTGGCTTGACATCACGATGCAGTATCCCCTGGCTCTTGCAATGCTTCAATGCTTCCATCAGCTGAAACATCACATTGCGAGCCTCGACCTCAGTCAAACATCCACCTTGCTTGCCGGAGAGTTCCTCGAGGTCCACACATGGTTCAGGCTGTTCCAGGAGTACGATATATCACTTTGCCTCTTCGTGCCAGTCCAGAATCTTCAGGATTTTTGAGCAAGGTTCTGTGTTTGCAAGGATCTTCAAAGCTATCTCAATGGGCAGCCATCCATATCCTGTCTGTAGTATGGtacaaaaaggaaagaatgagtGCCACACATTATAATGCCATCCTTTGTAATACTACTTATCAAGGTCTTCTTAGAAATCTTATTTTTAGCTTTTGTGCTAGATTATAGTAATAGGTAAGATGTGCATCATGATAAAGAAActtacaagctgcagtttttcaTATGGCATCTTTTTGGAGACGTACTTGATTGCAACCTGAGGAAAGATGAATGTGTTATGTGTaattaaatcaaatcatttgCATACATAAAGTAACTAAAAGAGCTTTTCAGACTCATCTGGCTTGTGAGGttccatcattttatttttatgcatgaaagagcaGTAGTTACTGCTTTTAAATAACAGCTTTGCAACTTTACTGCCAATCCCACAATGTTACAGTGATCCATGATGTCAAATGTAGCAGCAAAAGATGTCAAAGTAAAGGGAGGTTAAGAGACGTATAACAATCAGCCTCCTTCAAAAGGAACTACTAGTGCCTACTAGTGAACGCTGCCATTCCTGAGTTCAGTTTTAATATTGTTATAATGTTTTTCTCTAATTTGAGTGCAAATGAAGTTTAGAAGATTAAAATTTGTTAAGACGTGATTGCTTACCTTTTGTCCATTAGTGGCACTGATCAACTTTACTTCTGATTATGTAGAAAACTGGTCAAAGACtagagtaaaaacagaaatggaaagacTTACTGGCAATCCGTCTTCTTTGCGTAGTCcagcaaacacacagccaaatcCTCCTGCATCCAGCAGTTCTCCTTCCAAATACGCCTTCGTCCAATGTGATTATTATGTCCCTAAAGGTTGACTTAGAGAAAACACTGTAATTTATTTACAAGTGTTCAGTATGTGCAAATAGTAATATCGACtttatagccaaaagttttgggacgtctgcctttacatgcacattcaaatcaattcaattttatttttatagcacttttaacaaagagcgttccatcaaagcagctttacataagaaacaacaaacatataaacaggcaaacagtcctagatgttatctcaagtgagcaagcctgaggtgactgtggcaaggaaaaagtcccttagatggtatgaggaagaaaccttgagaggaaccagactcaaaagggaacccatcctcatttgggtgacagtggagagtgtgattataaattattgtaaacaccagagagtgtgatatgaacaatgtcctttgtgcatttatgtatagtcaattgtgtgatgcagatacagcatgtgtagaatgttatgtaaaataataaggaggttgttgtcgtccacatAAGGTTGGCagtgttgctttgaatacccgaatcctcacaaagcagaacccggctggagctggtccatctctggatgccactggagctggcacaatctctgtatgcctcgggatggctagaagaaaggaaacaagtggaaaggaattagagtcgctgctgttcataatattagcagcactagatgataatgtgcatttaatcagatgtactggagtacaaggttatgggatgtattaaatgtatgccagactaaagagataagtctttagtctacgtttGAACTGgtagactgtgtctgagccccgaacaccgtcaggaaggctattccaaagtttagcagctaaatacgaaaacccTCTACCCCCAGACTTTGAtgttc from Hemibagrus wyckioides isolate EC202008001 linkage group LG21, SWU_Hwy_1.0, whole genome shotgun sequence harbors:
- the LOC131342844 gene encoding serine/threonine-protein kinase pim-1-like → MLSSNSSAFTRLLNISRSATGSLRVRSAEVEGQRATQEQQWSEVLCCCIFTGCDGNRDHGSGLTADLPQNTRRHRKIPRCAQRTIQKRKRLFSGQAANPSEHQGCKETDQPSNLADTTEPLQKRPRTGRSPEEPATQPIIRLSKSHWTKAYLEGELLGAGGFGCVFAGIRKEDGLPVAIKFVSKMMPYEKLQLTGYGWLPVEIALMVLANSKPCSKILKILDWYEERKRYVVILEHPEPRLDLEEFSSMQGGCLTESEACIVMWQMMVALKHCKSQGILHRDVKPENILIQTNTWQVKLFDFGCGDLVKDSYNYFAGTRQYAPPEWFVQGQYRADPATVWSVGVMLYRLVCGCLPFRTPEETKTGHLFFPESLSQGKKVQRLISYGLINSRLNYTLYTDLSRERSIHLF